The following coding sequences are from one Tachysurus vachellii isolate PV-2020 chromosome 7, HZAU_Pvac_v1, whole genome shotgun sequence window:
- the LOC132848386 gene encoding cystatin-like protein gives MDGALKVVLLAALILLVSAETPDTTKFPKELQVHIDNALKNVRDTYKDHHVAFHSIKGNPRLMNSIYNVNLQLTVKECKKNPGNTDECVPQKLLYLIDCLLCKTKDNQELLDCAKWIDVKNKRRDNVRGTCRENLTGAHSLFLKDHQDSGRCPGCM, from the exons ATGGATGGCGCACTAAAAGTCGTGCTGCTGGCAGCCCTGATTCTGCTGGTATCTGCGGAGACTCCTGACACTACAAAGTTTCCTAAGGAGTTACAAGTACACATTGACAATGCGCTGAAAAATGTGAGAGATACGTATAAAGATCATCATGTTGCTTTTCATTCCATCAAAGGAAATCCGAGG TTAATGAACAGCATCTACAATGTAAATCTCCAACTGACAGTCAAGGAGTGTAAGAAGAATCCTGGCAACACAGACGAATGTGTTCCACAGAAGCTGTTG taCTTGATTGACTGCCTTTTGTGTAAGACAAAAGATAATCAAGAGCTGCTTGATTGCGCCAAATGGATAGACGtcaaaaat aaaagACGTGATAACGTTCGTGGTACCTGTAGGGAAAATTTGACTGGAGCTCACTCACTTTTTCTGAAGGATCATCAGGATTCAGGCAGATGTCCTGGGTGTATGTGA
- the puf60a gene encoding poly(U)-binding-splicing factor PUF60a isoform X3, which translates to MMENGQSTASKLGLPPLTPEQQEALQKAKKYAMEQSIKSVLVKQSLAQQQPINNLQIPNSIQMASLTMAGFGDSLSPLQSVAAQRQRALAIMCRVYVGSIYYELGEDTIRQAFAPFGPIKSIDMSWDSVTLKHKGFAFVEYEVPEAAQLALEQMNSVMLGGRNIKVGRPSNIGQAQPIIDQLAEEARAFNRIYVASVHPDLSDDDIKSVFEAFGRIKSCMLAREPTTGKHKGYGFIEYDKAQSAQDAVSSMNLFDLGGQYLRVGKAVTPPIPMLAPTAPGGLPPAAAVAAAAATAKITAQMAWNLSTPENRTEDFLNCLEAVAGASILGAMTAGSVNLPQIPQAVMAAQAPGVITGVTPARPVIPQVGLVNPVLASPPVISAAVAAAQEAKEKKDKEDEEAAFDGTGQEMLSEQEHMSISGSSARHMVMQKLLRKQESTVMVLRNMVGPEDIDDDLEGEVTEECGKFGAVNRVIIYQEKQGEEEDAEVIVKIFVEFSAASEMNKAIQALNNRWFGGRKVVAEVYDQERFDNSDLSA; encoded by the exons ATGATGGAGAATGGACAGAGCACAGCCTCGAAGCTTGGCCTGCCGCCTCTCACGCCTGAACAGCAGGAGGCCCTGCAAAAG GCAAAGAAGTATGCCATGGAGCAGAGCATCAAGAGTGTGCTGGTCAAACAGAGCCTCGCTCAGCAACAGCCGATTAACAACCTCCAG ATACCCAATTCCATACAGATGGCCTCACTGACCATGGCTGGCTTCGGTGACTCGCTTTCACCGTTACAGTCG GTTGCAGCACAGCGGCAGCGAGCACTTGCCATAATGTGCCGTGTTTACGTAGGCTCAATCTACTATGAGCTTGGAGAGGATACCATTAGACAAGCATTCGCTCCTTTCGGGCCAATCAAGAGCATCGACATGTCCTGGGACTCGGTTACACTAAAGCACAAG ggTTTCGCATTTGTAGAGTATGAGGTACCGGAGGCAGCACAGCTGGCATTAGAGCAGATGAACTCGGTCATGTTAGGTGGAAGAAACATTAAA GTGGGACGACCTAGCAACATCGGTCAGGCTCAGCCAATCATAGACCAGTTAGCCGAAGAAGCCCGCGCCTTTAACAGAATCTACGTAGCTTCTGTGCACCCTGACCTGTCGGACGACGACATCAAGAGCGTCTTTGAGGCCTTTGGGAGAATCAAGTCCTGTATGCTGGCACGGGAGCCCACGACAGGAAAACACAAGGGCTACGGCTTCATAG AGTATGACAAGGCCCAGTCAGCGCAGGACGCAGTGTCCTCTATGAACCTGTTTGATTTGGGTGGTCAATATCTACGTGTGGGCAAGGCAGTCACCCCGCCCATCCCAATGCTGGCGCCCACCGCACCGGGGGGCCTTCCCCCTGCTGCTGCTGTAGCTGCTGCTGCAGCAACTGCCAAAATCACCGCCCAG ATGGCATGGAATCTTTCCACTCCGGAGAATCGGACAGAAGACTTCCTCAACTGTCTG GAAGCGGTGGCTGGTGCATCAATCCTAGGGGCAATGACGGCCGGCTCTGTGAACCTGCCACAGATCCCCCAGGCCGTTATGGCAGCCCAGGCCCCAGGGGTCATCACAG GTGTGACACCAGCACGCCCTGTAATACCCCAAGTGGGCCTGGTGAACCCTGTTCTGGCCTCTCCGCCGGTGATCTCTGCTGCTGTGGCTGCCGCACAGGAGGCCAAAGAGAAGAAGGATAAGGAAGATGAGGAAGCGGCCTTTGACGGGACAGGCCAGGAGATGCTCAGTGAACAGGAGCACATGAGCATCTCAGGCAGCAGTGCTAGACACATGGTCATGCAGAAACTGCTGAGGAAGCAAGAG TCAACAGTTATGGTGCTCAGGAACATGGTAGGCCCCGAAGACATAGACGATGACCTGGAAGGTGAGGTAACTGAAGAATGTGGAAAGTTTGGCGCTGTCAACAGAGTGATTATTTACCAGGAGAAgcagggagaggaggaggatgcAGAGGTCATCGTTAAGATATTTGTGGAGTTTTCAGCAGCATCTGAGATGAACAAGGCCATACAGGCGCTTAACAACCGCTGGTTTGGAGGTCGGAAAGTCGTCGCTGAGGTTTACGACCAGGAGCGGTTTGACAACAGTGATCTCTCGGCATAG
- the puf60a gene encoding poly(U)-binding-splicing factor PUF60a isoform X4 has product MMENGQSTASKLGLPPLTPEQQEALQKAKKYAMEQSIKSVLVKQSLAQQQPINNLQIPNSIQMASLTMAGFGDSLSPLQSVAAQRQRALAIMCRVYVGSIYYELGEDTIRQAFAPFGPIKSIDMSWDSVTLKHKGFAFVEYEVPEAAQLALEQMNSVMLGGRNIKVGRPSNIGQAQPIIDQLAEEARAFNRIYVASVHPDLSDDDIKSVFEAFGRIKSCMLAREPTTGKHKGYGFIEYDKAQSAQDAVSSMNLFDLGGQYLRVGKAVTPPIPMLAPTAPGGLPPAAAVAAAAATAKITAQEAVAGASILGAMTAGSVNLPQIPQAVMAAQAPGVITGVTPARPVIPQVGLVNPVLASPPVISAAVAAAQEAKEKKDKEDEEAAFDGTGQEMLSEQEHMSISGSSARHMVMQKLLRKQESTVMVLRNMVGPEDIDDDLEGEVTEECGKFGAVNRVIIYQEKQGEEEDAEVIVKIFVEFSAASEMNKAIQALNNRWFGGRKVVAEVYDQERFDNSDLSA; this is encoded by the exons ATGATGGAGAATGGACAGAGCACAGCCTCGAAGCTTGGCCTGCCGCCTCTCACGCCTGAACAGCAGGAGGCCCTGCAAAAG GCAAAGAAGTATGCCATGGAGCAGAGCATCAAGAGTGTGCTGGTCAAACAGAGCCTCGCTCAGCAACAGCCGATTAACAACCTCCAG ATACCCAATTCCATACAGATGGCCTCACTGACCATGGCTGGCTTCGGTGACTCGCTTTCACCGTTACAGTCG GTTGCAGCACAGCGGCAGCGAGCACTTGCCATAATGTGCCGTGTTTACGTAGGCTCAATCTACTATGAGCTTGGAGAGGATACCATTAGACAAGCATTCGCTCCTTTCGGGCCAATCAAGAGCATCGACATGTCCTGGGACTCGGTTACACTAAAGCACAAG ggTTTCGCATTTGTAGAGTATGAGGTACCGGAGGCAGCACAGCTGGCATTAGAGCAGATGAACTCGGTCATGTTAGGTGGAAGAAACATTAAA GTGGGACGACCTAGCAACATCGGTCAGGCTCAGCCAATCATAGACCAGTTAGCCGAAGAAGCCCGCGCCTTTAACAGAATCTACGTAGCTTCTGTGCACCCTGACCTGTCGGACGACGACATCAAGAGCGTCTTTGAGGCCTTTGGGAGAATCAAGTCCTGTATGCTGGCACGGGAGCCCACGACAGGAAAACACAAGGGCTACGGCTTCATAG AGTATGACAAGGCCCAGTCAGCGCAGGACGCAGTGTCCTCTATGAACCTGTTTGATTTGGGTGGTCAATATCTACGTGTGGGCAAGGCAGTCACCCCGCCCATCCCAATGCTGGCGCCCACCGCACCGGGGGGCCTTCCCCCTGCTGCTGCTGTAGCTGCTGCTGCAGCAACTGCCAAAATCACCGCCCAG GAAGCGGTGGCTGGTGCATCAATCCTAGGGGCAATGACGGCCGGCTCTGTGAACCTGCCACAGATCCCCCAGGCCGTTATGGCAGCCCAGGCCCCAGGGGTCATCACAG GTGTGACACCAGCACGCCCTGTAATACCCCAAGTGGGCCTGGTGAACCCTGTTCTGGCCTCTCCGCCGGTGATCTCTGCTGCTGTGGCTGCCGCACAGGAGGCCAAAGAGAAGAAGGATAAGGAAGATGAGGAAGCGGCCTTTGACGGGACAGGCCAGGAGATGCTCAGTGAACAGGAGCACATGAGCATCTCAGGCAGCAGTGCTAGACACATGGTCATGCAGAAACTGCTGAGGAAGCAAGAG TCAACAGTTATGGTGCTCAGGAACATGGTAGGCCCCGAAGACATAGACGATGACCTGGAAGGTGAGGTAACTGAAGAATGTGGAAAGTTTGGCGCTGTCAACAGAGTGATTATTTACCAGGAGAAgcagggagaggaggaggatgcAGAGGTCATCGTTAAGATATTTGTGGAGTTTTCAGCAGCATCTGAGATGAACAAGGCCATACAGGCGCTTAACAACCGCTGGTTTGGAGGTCGGAAAGTCGTCGCTGAGGTTTACGACCAGGAGCGGTTTGACAACAGTGATCTCTCGGCATAG
- the puf60a gene encoding poly(U)-binding-splicing factor PUF60a isoform X2 produces MMENGQSTASKLGLPPLTPEQQEALQKAKKYAMEQSIKSVLVKQSLAQQQPINNLQVPVDNLDGFWKNLLVESACSFGDLAIPNSIQMASLTMAGFGDSLSPLQSVAAQRQRALAIMCRVYVGSIYYELGEDTIRQAFAPFGPIKSIDMSWDSVTLKHKGFAFVEYEVPEAAQLALEQMNSVMLGGRNIKVGRPSNIGQAQPIIDQLAEEARAFNRIYVASVHPDLSDDDIKSVFEAFGRIKSCMLAREPTTGKHKGYGFIEYDKAQSAQDAVSSMNLFDLGGQYLRVGKAVTPPIPMLAPTAPGGLPPAAAVAAAAATAKITAQEAVAGASILGAMTAGSVNLPQIPQAVMAAQAPGVITGVTPARPVIPQVGLVNPVLASPPVISAAVAAAQEAKEKKDKEDEEAAFDGTGQEMLSEQEHMSISGSSARHMVMQKLLRKQESTVMVLRNMVGPEDIDDDLEGEVTEECGKFGAVNRVIIYQEKQGEEEDAEVIVKIFVEFSAASEMNKAIQALNNRWFGGRKVVAEVYDQERFDNSDLSA; encoded by the exons ATGATGGAGAATGGACAGAGCACAGCCTCGAAGCTTGGCCTGCCGCCTCTCACGCCTGAACAGCAGGAGGCCCTGCAAAAG GCAAAGAAGTATGCCATGGAGCAGAGCATCAAGAGTGTGCTGGTCAAACAGAGCCTCGCTCAGCAACAGCCGATTAACAACCTCCAGGTACCTGTAGATAACTTGGATGGCTTTTGGAAAAACCTCCTTGTTGAATCTGCATGCAGTTTTGGAGACCTGGCT ATACCCAATTCCATACAGATGGCCTCACTGACCATGGCTGGCTTCGGTGACTCGCTTTCACCGTTACAGTCG GTTGCAGCACAGCGGCAGCGAGCACTTGCCATAATGTGCCGTGTTTACGTAGGCTCAATCTACTATGAGCTTGGAGAGGATACCATTAGACAAGCATTCGCTCCTTTCGGGCCAATCAAGAGCATCGACATGTCCTGGGACTCGGTTACACTAAAGCACAAG ggTTTCGCATTTGTAGAGTATGAGGTACCGGAGGCAGCACAGCTGGCATTAGAGCAGATGAACTCGGTCATGTTAGGTGGAAGAAACATTAAA GTGGGACGACCTAGCAACATCGGTCAGGCTCAGCCAATCATAGACCAGTTAGCCGAAGAAGCCCGCGCCTTTAACAGAATCTACGTAGCTTCTGTGCACCCTGACCTGTCGGACGACGACATCAAGAGCGTCTTTGAGGCCTTTGGGAGAATCAAGTCCTGTATGCTGGCACGGGAGCCCACGACAGGAAAACACAAGGGCTACGGCTTCATAG AGTATGACAAGGCCCAGTCAGCGCAGGACGCAGTGTCCTCTATGAACCTGTTTGATTTGGGTGGTCAATATCTACGTGTGGGCAAGGCAGTCACCCCGCCCATCCCAATGCTGGCGCCCACCGCACCGGGGGGCCTTCCCCCTGCTGCTGCTGTAGCTGCTGCTGCAGCAACTGCCAAAATCACCGCCCAG GAAGCGGTGGCTGGTGCATCAATCCTAGGGGCAATGACGGCCGGCTCTGTGAACCTGCCACAGATCCCCCAGGCCGTTATGGCAGCCCAGGCCCCAGGGGTCATCACAG GTGTGACACCAGCACGCCCTGTAATACCCCAAGTGGGCCTGGTGAACCCTGTTCTGGCCTCTCCGCCGGTGATCTCTGCTGCTGTGGCTGCCGCACAGGAGGCCAAAGAGAAGAAGGATAAGGAAGATGAGGAAGCGGCCTTTGACGGGACAGGCCAGGAGATGCTCAGTGAACAGGAGCACATGAGCATCTCAGGCAGCAGTGCTAGACACATGGTCATGCAGAAACTGCTGAGGAAGCAAGAG TCAACAGTTATGGTGCTCAGGAACATGGTAGGCCCCGAAGACATAGACGATGACCTGGAAGGTGAGGTAACTGAAGAATGTGGAAAGTTTGGCGCTGTCAACAGAGTGATTATTTACCAGGAGAAgcagggagaggaggaggatgcAGAGGTCATCGTTAAGATATTTGTGGAGTTTTCAGCAGCATCTGAGATGAACAAGGCCATACAGGCGCTTAACAACCGCTGGTTTGGAGGTCGGAAAGTCGTCGCTGAGGTTTACGACCAGGAGCGGTTTGACAACAGTGATCTCTCGGCATAG
- the puf60a gene encoding poly(U)-binding-splicing factor PUF60a isoform X1, producing the protein MMENGQSTASKLGLPPLTPEQQEALQKAKKYAMEQSIKSVLVKQSLAQQQPINNLQVPVDNLDGFWKNLLVESACSFGDLAIPNSIQMASLTMAGFGDSLSPLQSVAAQRQRALAIMCRVYVGSIYYELGEDTIRQAFAPFGPIKSIDMSWDSVTLKHKGFAFVEYEVPEAAQLALEQMNSVMLGGRNIKVGRPSNIGQAQPIIDQLAEEARAFNRIYVASVHPDLSDDDIKSVFEAFGRIKSCMLAREPTTGKHKGYGFIEYDKAQSAQDAVSSMNLFDLGGQYLRVGKAVTPPIPMLAPTAPGGLPPAAAVAAAAATAKITAQMAWNLSTPENRTEDFLNCLEAVAGASILGAMTAGSVNLPQIPQAVMAAQAPGVITGVTPARPVIPQVGLVNPVLASPPVISAAVAAAQEAKEKKDKEDEEAAFDGTGQEMLSEQEHMSISGSSARHMVMQKLLRKQESTVMVLRNMVGPEDIDDDLEGEVTEECGKFGAVNRVIIYQEKQGEEEDAEVIVKIFVEFSAASEMNKAIQALNNRWFGGRKVVAEVYDQERFDNSDLSA; encoded by the exons ATGATGGAGAATGGACAGAGCACAGCCTCGAAGCTTGGCCTGCCGCCTCTCACGCCTGAACAGCAGGAGGCCCTGCAAAAG GCAAAGAAGTATGCCATGGAGCAGAGCATCAAGAGTGTGCTGGTCAAACAGAGCCTCGCTCAGCAACAGCCGATTAACAACCTCCAGGTACCTGTAGATAACTTGGATGGCTTTTGGAAAAACCTCCTTGTTGAATCTGCATGCAGTTTTGGAGACCTGGCT ATACCCAATTCCATACAGATGGCCTCACTGACCATGGCTGGCTTCGGTGACTCGCTTTCACCGTTACAGTCG GTTGCAGCACAGCGGCAGCGAGCACTTGCCATAATGTGCCGTGTTTACGTAGGCTCAATCTACTATGAGCTTGGAGAGGATACCATTAGACAAGCATTCGCTCCTTTCGGGCCAATCAAGAGCATCGACATGTCCTGGGACTCGGTTACACTAAAGCACAAG ggTTTCGCATTTGTAGAGTATGAGGTACCGGAGGCAGCACAGCTGGCATTAGAGCAGATGAACTCGGTCATGTTAGGTGGAAGAAACATTAAA GTGGGACGACCTAGCAACATCGGTCAGGCTCAGCCAATCATAGACCAGTTAGCCGAAGAAGCCCGCGCCTTTAACAGAATCTACGTAGCTTCTGTGCACCCTGACCTGTCGGACGACGACATCAAGAGCGTCTTTGAGGCCTTTGGGAGAATCAAGTCCTGTATGCTGGCACGGGAGCCCACGACAGGAAAACACAAGGGCTACGGCTTCATAG AGTATGACAAGGCCCAGTCAGCGCAGGACGCAGTGTCCTCTATGAACCTGTTTGATTTGGGTGGTCAATATCTACGTGTGGGCAAGGCAGTCACCCCGCCCATCCCAATGCTGGCGCCCACCGCACCGGGGGGCCTTCCCCCTGCTGCTGCTGTAGCTGCTGCTGCAGCAACTGCCAAAATCACCGCCCAG ATGGCATGGAATCTTTCCACTCCGGAGAATCGGACAGAAGACTTCCTCAACTGTCTG GAAGCGGTGGCTGGTGCATCAATCCTAGGGGCAATGACGGCCGGCTCTGTGAACCTGCCACAGATCCCCCAGGCCGTTATGGCAGCCCAGGCCCCAGGGGTCATCACAG GTGTGACACCAGCACGCCCTGTAATACCCCAAGTGGGCCTGGTGAACCCTGTTCTGGCCTCTCCGCCGGTGATCTCTGCTGCTGTGGCTGCCGCACAGGAGGCCAAAGAGAAGAAGGATAAGGAAGATGAGGAAGCGGCCTTTGACGGGACAGGCCAGGAGATGCTCAGTGAACAGGAGCACATGAGCATCTCAGGCAGCAGTGCTAGACACATGGTCATGCAGAAACTGCTGAGGAAGCAAGAG TCAACAGTTATGGTGCTCAGGAACATGGTAGGCCCCGAAGACATAGACGATGACCTGGAAGGTGAGGTAACTGAAGAATGTGGAAAGTTTGGCGCTGTCAACAGAGTGATTATTTACCAGGAGAAgcagggagaggaggaggatgcAGAGGTCATCGTTAAGATATTTGTGGAGTTTTCAGCAGCATCTGAGATGAACAAGGCCATACAGGCGCTTAACAACCGCTGGTTTGGAGGTCGGAAAGTCGTCGCTGAGGTTTACGACCAGGAGCGGTTTGACAACAGTGATCTCTCGGCATAG